ACTGGTAGAAATGGCAAATAACCCTAGAGCACAGCACAATAATCAAATGacctgacacagccctgcccccTGCCCAGACCCATCCCCACGTTGCTCTTGCGACAAGGTAGCAACCCAGAAAGAGATTCTTCTCTCAAGTGCAAAGTAGGATTGTATTCCTTAAGGGCAGGAGAAGTATGTTTCAGTAAAGACTGGGGCTGGGATTCACCTGCTTTGGGACGTCTCCTTAcctgcctgtccctcctgtTGGCAGAATAATGTGACACCTTCTGAGGTCACCCAGTGGACCAACCACCGCGTAATGGAGTGGCTGCGCTCCGTGGATCTGGCAGAGTACGCGCCCAACCTGCGGGGCAGCGGAGTGCACGGGGGGCTGATGGTGAGCTTTCGGGGTGCCTTCTTCcattttaggaaagaaaagatgtcTGGCAACCTCTAGGTCAATGTTCTGACATTGTCTTTGCTGCACACACCTATTCTGCTTAATAAGAAGTTTCTTACCTTATGGTTTAAAGGATATGAATGTCTTGAGGGGAAGTTGTGTGGTTTAATACTCTGTATTCCCCTCACAATTCTGTTTTGGTATAGCATTCTCCACCTCCTGCCCTACAGTGCTGCCATGCTGTTGAACAGCCACTTTCTGCCTTCCTGACCTGGATATGGTTTTCTTTTGTGGGGGAAGCTTGTTACCTTTACAAAATTTGGGATTACACTGTCAAACCAGGATTGTTTTTAATAGCATCACATACTCCAGACAAGAGACTTATATCTGCAGAGGTTTGTTGTGATGATTAGGAGTTATATCCCTGCTCCAGAGGTTTTGTGTCTGTTTATTTTCCATGATTCCTCTGGCTACCTTTTCCAGAATTGGAAGATGATACTGGGTAAACATTTTGTGGCAGCTTCACACAGTACTTCAGTTAAGGATGGATTTATCTGTTCATTTCTTCTTACCTGCCAATTTGTTCCTATTTATAATTCCAGAAGGAAAGCCTAGGAATCCTTTAATTAGCTAActctctttcctccttctttgTTGTATATTTCCtctaaaatacaaacaaaaatcccaaagcagCCGTAGGGAGTGACCAAGATAGGCCTGGATGTCCTTGACATCTCATCAGACAGTACTGGCTTCAGCTGGGTTCTCTGTGATTGGATTCCCAGGTTTTGGAGCCCCGTTTCAATGTAGAAACCATGGCCCAGCTGCTGAACATCCCCCCCAACAAGACGCTGCTGAGGCGGCACTTGGCCACACATTTCAACCTCCTGGTGGGGCAGGAGGCCCAGCAGCAGAAGCGTGAGGCCATGGAGTCCCCAGACTACGTCCTTCTGACAGCAACTGCCAAAGTCAAGGTAGGCCACTTGTTCTGGGAGGGGTGGGAGGTTCCAGGGAAGCTTTTGGATCTCTGGTTTTATCCATGCTGGGAGGGTGCAGCATCAGTAAGGTCTGAGAAAAGGGGTTGGTTTCTAAGGAAAGAAGCATGAGAGCAGGACCTCACAGATCTGGGGCTGACACTTGTGTCTACCATGAACAGGCCACTTCTCAGCCTCTCTGACATGCAGAGACAAGAGGTAGCACTCGTGTTGTCCTTCTGTCTGTACTGGGAGATGTTTGGGAGGGAGACTGTCCCTTACTGTTAACAGACTCATGGTTTAATGTGGAATTTTCACCTCATTTGGGATCTGTTAAATGGTGGTGTCTTAACAGTGGTAGAATGAGAGTACACATTGTCCTTTCAGTTGCCACTGTCATGAAATTCAGAAGATCTGTGTAGGAGAGCACTGGGGTTTTGACCTTTGTCATGGAAGCACAAGAGGGCACGAGTAGGCCTGTTCTTTGCTGATTCTCTAACTCCTAGACAAATTTCTCTTCGCTTTTAAGCCAAAGAAACTTACCTTCAGCAATTTTGGGAAcctgaggaagaagaagcaggaTGATGTGGAGGAGTATGTGTGTCCtatggagctggggagggcatCTGGGAGCGCATCGAAGAAGGGCTTTAAGCCTGGCCTGGATATGCGAGtatatgatgatgatgatttggacaggctggagcaggtAAGCCAGTTCTAACTATTCTGAGTCTTTGAGCTGTCAGGTTTGGTGGGAAAACCTTCCATTTCAAGGGAAGTCTTCCTTTTGCTTTGGCCCATGAAGGCCCTGAGTTCTTACTGTCACAGCATTAGTGACAAAAGGCTCTGCTCCCAAGGAGGCTGAAGCTGTGAATGCAGCACCTTTAGGGCCTGCTCTGGAGTAACTCTCTTCTCCTGGCAGGCCATGCTTCCCCCTTGGTCTGAACATCTCAGGTGTAGTCAGTAAATTGTGTGCTGCACTTCAATGTCACTCTGTCCtagcaggacaagggggaatggcttcacactgacagagagtgGGTTTAGATCTCAGGAGGTTTAGAAAAAtgttcttccctgtgagggtgctgaggccctggcacaggttgcccagagaagctgtggctgcccctgcatccctggcagtgcctaaGGCCAAgttggacagagcttggagcaacgtgggatagtggaaggtgtcccttcccatggcaggggattggactgagatgatttttaaggtctcttccaatccaatgcattctgtgattccactcTATGATACAAATAAGTTGTTATTAATTCATGATTCATTCTGGTTTTTATAGATGGAAGATTCAGAAGGGACGGTGAGGCAAATAGGAGCATTCTCTGAAGGCATCAACAACCTGACAGTGAGTCTGTGAACAGGGTCTGTGCAGTAAGGTCTCTGTTTCTGTGGGATGGGTGTGAGGCCCTTGGCAGTCACTCATGTTAAACAGTGTCAGTTGAGGTCCTTTGGgtctcctgcagggacagagggcacAAAAACCCAAGTGGTTCAGGAAGGTACCCACCCATCCTGGTGGGGAGCTTTGGTGGCCTGTGCTGGCTCCCCACAcaccagggagggcaggggacacagcccccaTTGCCCATGGGCGATGGGTCTCCAGCTGGGAGTCAGGATGCATTTTCTGGGTAGAAGCCCTGAGGCACTGGGGCCAGCAGACAGCAGTGAGCTGACAGAGTGGTTTTGGGGCAGGGTGAGTGCAAACCTCCCTCAGCAGAACAAAACAGTGGCTGGCAGACAGTGtttgctgcccagcacaggacaggtgACTGACTCCAGTTGTGAGAAACCTTGactcttccctcctttcctttgcAGCACATGCTGAAGGAAGATGAAATGTTCAAAGACTTTGCCACTCGCTCTCCTAGCACCAGTATAACAGATGAGGACTCCAACGTGTGACAGTCACCACCAGGCACTGACAAAGGCTCGTTCTCCTGCATGCAAGGACATCCCTGTTCCACATGACAGATCATGTACTTTACATTGCTCTTGCTTCTGTTTGTTAGAAGTGACACTGAGGGGTGGagaattttaaatagaaaaggagaaaaaacaaggtGCCTACTTAAGTTGCCATAAAAACCACCCAGACACTGGTGAATGGTAATGGTTTTAACTCTATTTAATGTACAAACTGGTGATATGTTTCAGAGTGTTGCGTTGAAATTGATGTGGTATGCTAGTGCTCCTTTTGCTTATTCCTGGCCTCAGATAATGCTCTCTGCTGTTTGAAAAGAACAGAAGGTGTTAGGTGAAAGTGTTGCGTCTGTAGATAGCGTGCATCAGCTCTCTCTGAGCTCCCAGCTGAAAAATAGAAGTTCCTGCTCTTCTCTAAGTGCTTTTCTTTGGCACAAACACCAGTTCAGCCCTATCCAATGTAGGATTTTAGTCATCTGTGCCCTGTGTAAGCTCCCCAGTAGCTCTTGACTGTTGCTCCTATTTTTATActgttttataaaaaaaaaagaaaaaaaaagaaaaaaataagtatatGAAGTacatataaaagcaaaaatttaaattttgtgaGATAGAGTGATGGAAAGTTGAAGGTGTGtgagggaaggggagaaggtTGTAAAAAAATTATGCCAGTTTGCAGACCAGCTGGTTACTGGGAAAGGCAGGCTGACCTTTGGAACTGTTTGCTTTCGTTGCTTTTTACTGAGTGCACAGTTTAATGATCTTCCATTTGAGATGAAACTATTCTAAAGCATGTTTCTCCTAGCAGTGACTCATCCAGAAactgcacattttaaaatgtcttctttATTGTCCCCAGCAGCAGTAGTTAGTGCATTCAACAAGGTTATTAACACTTCCATGactgaaaaaatttctttaaagttgaGAGTACTCCCTGCATATGGAAGGGATGTTTCTGTGCTGTAACTAACATGAAGATGTTGTAGttgcaaaaaaaataaagttttatagAGAAATGTATAGGAAATatattatttcatattattAAGCCTAAGGTGGGacttttcctccaaaattcaGATATCAAATGTGTTGCTCATCATTTTACCTTCTTaaagcacagctcctctgctcttgAGGATCATCAGGTTTTAAAATTCCTGACTAGCCAGTGGGAATCTTGTGTCAGACTTCCAGTTTTGTGAGGTGTCCTAGccaaaagcaagcaaacaaacaaataaaagtaaCTTTTTATTCCAGTGGTCATTTGTATGGTGTTGAATGTTGCATGTATTTTAGCACAATGGCATGAAGCTGCTTTGCTCTGtaaaaggcaaacaaaagtCCAGCTGGAATTGTTCCTTGCGGTGGTGTTGCTTTGCCAAGCGTTTGTCACTCGTTTTGTTGCTCTCCTTGCTGGAAGTGAGATCATTCCTGGTGTTGtgcaggggatttggggtttgtgcTGACTTTGGGGTTGTTTCTGAAACACTGTTAAAAAAGctaggaaaggaagaaaggttcTTCCCAGGTTTTTCAGGGAGCTCCCCTCAGATCAGAGGCATATTCCAGCATTAGAGTTATGTGAGCTGGTAACCTGGACCTTTGAAGGATGTGCAGTGTAGGTGATTATTGATGTACCAAGATGCAAAATTTAACGTGGGAAGGTTTAGGGTGCAGATGCTTGGGATGTGGATTCAGGCTTCCCTTTCTGTGAATACTCTGCAATATTGTTGTTATTTACATGGAAGTTGATCATAAAACCCTGTGGAAGCATTGGGAAATGTGGTACAGGCTTCCAAACAAAAGTGTTCCTCTGGATGGCTCTCACTAGTCACTGGCCACTGGACAgaactggggggaaaaggggagggggaaaagggagctAGTGACACAATACTGTGTGCTGAAATAGCCACAAACAGTCTCCAGTGTCTCTGGAGTGTTATCAGTGAGGGCAGTGATGGTTTACTGAagtgcagtgtgagcagcattCTGCTCCAAACAGCCCTttcctggcagccaggccatcccCTCGAGCTGCCATCTGAGCCCTGTTTCTCTTACAGGGCAGGGGCACGAGAGAGGCGATGGAGTCAGGAGGTTTTAGGTGCGTGTGTGCACACTGTCCATACTGTCAGAGTGTTTAATTGGTGCCTCTTTGGAGAGGGCAACGTAACTGCTGTGTATTGCCATGTGAAATCCAATAAAGTCTGTGGAAAATGCCAAGTGTTTCTGGAAGCTGGTTCCCTTTTTCAcgtcctctttttttttttttccttttaattttccatggaagcttgttctgttctgttcagaaaacaaagaagggaaaaggggcaAAATCACACATTTTTTGTTGACTCATTCATCAATTTGTCAgtggtgcctgcagcagggctcaaCTAACAGCTAAAAAATCAACTGTATCAAGACTTTTTAGTTATTTCTGGGATCCAGATTTTAACCATCTTGGGTTGTTTGGTGTGGTGAGAAGTGACACGATCATTGCTCAGTGTGTGCTCTCCAGAGGAAGCCTTCCCAGGGTGCACTGTCCCTCTCTCTGGTCCCAAGTGTTAATCTCCCTTCTCTGGGAGATTAAAAAGGTGGTTTCATCTCCAGGCAACACCCTGTACCAAAAAATTGGTTTCTGTGCAATAGTCCTAGAAAGGAGATCCAAGGAGATAAGATCAGACTGGAATGAGATAACATCAGCCAGAGAAATGGTGCCAGAATTAACAATaaggaaaacaagcagagaTGAATTCATTAAGTGTGAAAGCTACAGGGCCTGCTGGGCTGGTCCCTGCTCAGTCAGCTGCGGAGAAACACACCCAGAGAAAGCCCAGCTGCCCTGTGGGCACGCAGAGCTCAGTTCTGCCATCACCTTCACCGGGAAGGCTGCAGGTGTCCATGTGCAGCTGAATAGGTctggctgagcccagcaccTGCACAGCCTTTGCTGGACAATAAAGGTTTGTCCCTGAGGCAGTCTGCATGTGGAAACAACCTCCTCCAGCAGAGAAAATGGGCCAGAAGGTCTCCCAGGAGGACAACCATGAGAACAAGGCTGAAACGCTGGTCATGTGTGAAGTCTTCAGCCAGGGTGTGCTCCATGCATCGCAAAGGCTGAAGGACTACCTGGGTTTTGTGGATCCTCAAAGCAAATTCCAGCCAGCCACGAACACGCTGAGCGAGATCTTCCTGGTCAACTTCATCGGCTTCTGCGTGGGAAAGGGCATGGAGGAGCAGATCATGACCAGCAAAATGACCAAGCAGCAATCCTCCCTGTTCGGAGTGGACTGGATCTGGACTCTGTGTGGGTCTGACAAGCAGATCAAGCTGCAGATCGCCGTGCAGGCTCTGCAGCCGGCCGAGCTCTTCCACGGCGAGGGCGCTGCCGAGGATTGCTGCCGGGAGGCCGCGCTGGCCGACGAGTGCTTCCAGAACATGAGCAGGTTTGAGAAGCTGGCCCAGTTCTGCCGCCTGGTGGGACGGGACTGCCTGGGCTTGTTCGTGGTGTTCGGCGTGCCAGGGAAGCCCAAGGACATCCGAGGAGTCCTGCTGGACAGCGTTGCCAAGGAGGAGCAAAAATGCCGCCTGACGGGCAGGAATGCGCTGCGGCAATTTGTCACCAGCACTGACAGCTCCCTGCCCACAAAAGACATGCTGGAAAATTGCCTGGGCACCAAAAACAGGCTGAAGGATGTGGACAATGTGTACATAAACTTTGTGTGAGCAGCTGGGCAGAAGCAGCGGCTCCATGCAGCACCGGGGGCCGTGCGGGGCTCACTCTGCGcccctttctctctcctccccacACTCCATTCCCTCCACCTTCCCCTGGACCCACCGTGTTCTCTTAGCTCCTGCAGAAGCCAGGCTGAGTCAGCCTCTCCAGATTTTAAAACAACAGGACGGATCTGCCAGAAAAAAGTGTTTATAGAAGGCACGACGTTTTTCCAGAACATTTTGTTCGCCAGACATTAAGTcttggctggagctgctgagagctttatcagccagagctctggggaGGTCCCGGTGGATTTGACTCAGAGCCTTTGTTTGCAGtgtggcagattttttttctgtcctagGAGGGTGAGTCTGTAATAATGGAAATGTGCTGGTGCTGGTCAGAAGAGTTGCAGTGAGTGTGAAGGACAATACCAGGCCTTAAAATGACTGATTTGAAGGAGTGAGCTGGTTTCAGTTAAGAGGaaaatcccttcccagtgccagaaATGGGCTCTGAGAGAGACTTATTAATTATCTGCTCCCTAATTGGTGCCAGGCTCCACAGGGCCTTGGAGCTGTGAACaaaaggcagggctggagccaacTTCAAAGCTTTTCTCACTGagtggctgtgtcagggcaAGGTGTGGCAAAAGTTTGGGGCAGGTGTTCAAGAACACTTGGGAAAAATTGAGCAATGGCAACAAAAAACAGGCCTGATGTAGGTGGGACCTTTTCATAGCAACAGAGGCAGCCCCTGACCATTCACAGCAGAGAGCAAATCTGGAGGATGCAAGGTTATGtcacttggaattttttttcagtagcttAGCAGCTGATGGTATTTATGGGCTTGATTTATTCTATTTCCCTCAGCTTTTACTGGACTAAGGCTTTTGGGTTATACATTTATAATTACTTGCTTTAACCAGTGAAGGATGACCTGATCCATATTTAAACTGGTAAACTCACTTTGGTTATAGCTGTCTGAATAGTCTTGTCAGTGCAAAATTCATCTCCCTCTAATTTTCATATAAATTCAGTCAtttaacagaataaaaataatattgaaaaCACATTAATCTTTCACTATTTACTATTCAAGTTGTAAGATGGGGGAAGCAGTGAGAGCTGAGAGCTGTTACTAAAACAGCCATTAAAAAGAGCCTAAAGAGGCTGAGGCATCAGTGCCACGAGTGTTTGAAGCATTCCATGGCAGAAGCAGGGAGTCTGAAAGGggaactgaaataaaaacaaacacagagaaCTATGTTTCTACCATTTTTGCTGAGTCACAAACGTAGCTGGGTTTGGAGGAGGGTGACATTTCAGTCCTGAAACAGTTCATTGAGATAGAATTGATTTTAAagagctgctgtcactgtgtTCTGTGTATGTGGCTGGGTTTGGTGGGACAGAGGAGACAGTTCTGTTGTGTTGCATTGAGAACCTGCATACCTGCATATCTGTGGGGGATAGGGGTTTTTTGCCTATTTAAACTAACAGAAGAATCAACACTGCAGCAGGATTGATACTGGTTTCTAAAAGACCCGCAGAAAGCtttaattttgcattaaatTGATATAGTATAACTAGTGTGACTTCACCTATCCAGTTCTTTAGAAAGGCTGGCTCACATGAAaactgggctttttttcctttgcatacTTTCACAATAatagaaagggaagggaaaaatcaaaatgtcTTGACTTGTATAGAGTTTGAACCATGAGAGTTACACACTGGGGCAGTTGTTGATTTGATTTGTGTCCCTCAGAGGGCTCTGGTACCCCAGAGATGTCACAGAGGCTTGGTACATTATTTTGGGAGCTGGGTTACGTTGCCCAGACTGCACCACACTCTGGCCCTTTCCCTTGTGGGCTTTAGCTCAGGCCCCTGGGCCCTCAGCCAGGGTGGGAATTGGCCAAGGCTCTGGATTCTGGCTAACAGTGAACAGTGTTTAACCATGTAACTCTGATTATGTTCATCCACTCAGCCGAGCTGGAGCCTCAGCGCAGGTGACTCAGAGCCATCCCCAGGCCTCTGTGACTGCACGTGCTGATGGACCAGGTGAGGTGCAGCCCCCAGCCGCTGAAACCCCAGGCAGTTTGTGTAGTAACAGTGCTGGTCCTGGCTTCTGAAGAACCTGGAATCCACACCTTTGTCCCTTGGCAGTGTTTTCTGTTCTAATTTCCCTCTGAACACTCACTGCTGGGATACACTGGGAAaagccctgtccctgcatggGATGGAAACTCCTCCATGTCTCACCAAGAGCTTCAAAGCCCGTTTGGTTTTCTGGAAGCAGTTGATGAACTCAGCCTTGCTCAGTATTGCTTGGAGGGTCAGCGTTCCTTCTGCcaggagggagggcagagaaGGACACCTTGGTGAGTGCATCCCTTTGCAGAAGGCACAGCAAAAATGGGTGTTGAGACCAGGACTACTGAAAATGAGGGGCTCAGGGAAAGGCAAACTGCCTCTGTGTGCCGGAGGCTCCATGCTCTGCCAGAGGTGCCCCTGGAGAGCGGCGCCTCCCGAGCTGCTGGACCTGGATCCATGGCTGTGCCATGGCATcgatccagccctgctgggccgGGAGCCGAGGTATCCCCCCTGCCTTCATCCATGcccccctgtgctccctgttGGTTCTGGCTGCTGCACTGCCCCTGCTGGTGCTTTCTTCTGGCTCTgcctctctttcttcctttggcTGAGGTGTGGGAATGCCTCTGCTGCCTTCTGGAGCCGGGTGAGGAGCACTGGGATGTCATCTGGGGTGCAGTTCGGGATTTGCTATGAGAACAGAAGCCCAAGGGACTGAGGTGAAAGCCGaggctgggcatggctgggagcCCAAATCCCAGGGCCTGCTACATTTTCCAGGAGGATGCACAGGAGTGGGCAATCCAGGCATGAAACAGAGCTGGATGCATCCCTCtgcaagcacagagctgctgggcctggctgtGGGCTGTCCTTACCAAGGGGACAGGTGACCCTTGCTCAGGGATGGCTGGAAATAACCCAGGTGGAatggggaggagcagagctgggataaGCAGAGCTGCCTCAGGTCAGAGGACATTAGCACTGACCCGGTGATGGAGATTTGCTTTTGGCCAACTTATCTTTGTGCACAACGGGTATCACTTGAAAAAATGACCAGAGGATGCATTAAATGCCTGCTCAGGGAGGAGCCCCTTGCTCCCTGCCTCTCAcgccctctgctcctgcctgcggACTGTGCAGTGTCCTGGTTCCCACTGTTTCCTTTGCCATCTCCTGTGCTAACATGGCTCCAGACTCCTTGTGCTCGCCAGAGCCGGAGCTTCGTCATTCAGGGTCTACAAGCAAGGGACAGAAAAGTACATTTGCTCTCAGAGGTGGGAAATGGGCTCCCCCAAAGGcagggatccatgggatggtaACTCCCAGCTTGGGTGTTTGTTCTGGGTTGTGAGGGCAGCTCAGGACACCccaaggagcaggaggtgaCTGGAGTTGCTGATTAAAtcctgcaggggcacagcacccacctgccagccccgtgtccatcccctgcctgctctcagctgcagaCAGGGCTGAaccagaggagcagccagcagagtcctgccagccccagctcccgcTGCTCCGGGTCCCCCAACTCCTGGGCCTTTGATGGATCTACATGGAGGAGCTGAAGAACCAGAGGTCAAGTGGGATTAGATGAACTCTGCTGCCCCTGCAAACCTCCAGCTCTCCGTGGGAGCCTTCCATCTCCCAGAGGTTCCAGTTTAACCGAATGGTAGTGGAGAGGGAAGAAGATGGGTGTTTAGGCAGCCCTGAGCACAAATCAGCATTTTTGTACAGAAGTGTGAAATCCCCCAAGCATTTGCAGTAGGTGCTAAATCCCCAATCATCCttccaaaaacccaaccccaaggCACCTCCCGGCTTCCAGCAGCCAAACACCCAGTGTTGGGGGGATATTCCAGCAGGAGCAATCGTTTGGTGCAAAGCAAAGGGTgtcagctcagggcagggcctCAGaaagggctggcacagcctcagGGATCTGCTGAGGGGGAGAGCAGCTTTGGAAAAGGACCATGACAAGTCCAGGGCTGTGAGGGACATGGAACAAAGGGCTGGAATTGGGCACCATGAGGGGACCCCAGGCAGGGGAAAAGCCACATCCATGGACACAGAGGGGACCTccatccagagcagctcctggccgtGGCTGAAAGGTCAGTGAGTGGAAGACAGGAGTAGATGGACTCACAGATCAGCTGGAAAATGTTTTCCACAAGTCCTGGGGGCTGATCTGCCGGGTGTTCCCTTTGGAAagctctggtgctgctcctctcccatctCTGCCACTCTCTCCCTACAGCTCTCGTGTCACTGTCCCTCAGCACGAGGTGATTTCCCTCTCTTGCTGCTGGAAGGGACTGGGAGCTTCCcaagcagctggggacaggactgGCTGGATCCTGTCAGCTCTTTCTGAAGGGAATTGCATCTAATCCTGCTGGCTTCTCCCACAGCAGGGACTGCTCCCATGTTCCCTGTCACCAGGGAATGTTTGGCAGCCAAGcgaaggagaggaagggaaatgattgcagcaggcacaggtgtgtctgtgctggCCATGTCCAGGGTGTCCTTGGAATCGTGGAATCCTTCAGGATGGAGAAGCCCTCTGAGACCATGGTGCCCAACCCTTCCCCCATGCTGCTGAGGCCACcactgtcccatgtccccaggtgccacatccacacagctttaaatccctccagggatggggcctccaccactgccctgagcagctgtgccatggctggACAGACTTTCCACTGTGAGACTTCccaatatccagcctaaacctcccctgggaTCACgtcaggccatttcctcttatccATTTCAAATTATTCCAATCATTCCCTTCTCTTTTCATCAGGttgcattttttccctctgtgagTTTTTCTTCCAGTCTTTTGGCAAAGCTCCTGGCTAACTCCAGGAGCTCCAAGGTTCATCCCTTTCCCCCCCCGATTTTGCAGGAATGGCCTCTGGCAGCGACATCCTGGACAAGGTGGCTTTACCAGCCACCGCCAGGCGCAGCTGCTGGATCAGGC
Above is a genomic segment from Molothrus aeneus isolate 106 chromosome 32, BPBGC_Maene_1.0, whole genome shotgun sequence containing:
- the REP15 gene encoding rab15 effector protein — encoded protein: MWKQPPPAEKMGQKVSQEDNHENKAETLVMCEVFSQGVLHASQRLKDYLGFVDPQSKFQPATNTLSEIFLVNFIGFCVGKGMEEQIMTSKMTKQQSSLFGVDWIWTLCGSDKQIKLQIAVQALQPAELFHGEGAAEDCCREAALADECFQNMSRFEKLAQFCRLVGRDCLGLFVVFGVPGKPKDIRGVLLDSVAKEEQKCRLTGRNALRQFVTSTDSSLPTKDMLENCLGTKNRLKDVDNVYINFV